A region from the Ptychodera flava strain L36383 chromosome 10, AS_Pfla_20210202, whole genome shotgun sequence genome encodes:
- the LOC139141563 gene encoding zinc finger protein 345-like, whose translation MKSIAIMSNDSTTVGDHQKTAGIASSGTYICDILFSPKECSAICKAARQFDQLREIGKSFESLSSTLCQTNLDSTSSMAGTSMIVHSLVQNGHITLECGSLNPEKDRENFTAQHHPVDNQDKDSFSLSESRTDNDDNNLQNVLAQVCGGYKSQECERVDGKIRLVKDCQLQIEESFCYQESGTTFVWKCELNGDVETNNRPHECTDCSETFTQEDSLRRHRFIHSSLRPYESKECGKTFTKSGSLRRQRGIHSDDRPHECKVCGKTFKQKGHLQMHSLVHSSVRPFECDVCDKTFEDNNNLGKHILTHSGLGPYECKECGKTFTRNANLRNHTLIHSGVRPYECKKCGKMFALKGNLKKHRLIHSDDRPHECKVCGKTFTKKVRLRTHTSLHSSVRPHKCEDCGKTFTDKCSLNNHRLIHSGVRPYECKECGKMFALKGNLKKHRSVHSDDRPHECKVCGKTFKQKGNLKLHSLVHSNVRPYECEVCDKTFKDKNNLRMHILTHSGLRPYECKECGKTFRRNANLRNHTLIHSGVSPHECKVCGKTFALKGNLEQHRLIHSGLRPHECKECD comes from the exons AGTGTTCAGCAATTTGTAAAGCTGCAAGACAATTTGACCAACTACGTGAGATAGGAAAATCATTTGAGAGTCTTTCAAGCACGTTGTGTCAGACAAACCTGGACAGCACATCATCCATGGCAG GAACATCCATGATTGTACACAGTCTTGTCCAAAATGGTCACATCACCTTGGAGTGTGGCAGCCTTAACCCAGAAAAGGATAGAGAAAACTTCACTGCACAGCATCATCCTGTTGATAACCAAGACAAAGATTCCTTCAGTTTGTCTGAGAGTCGTAcagataatgatgataataactTACAGAATGTACTGGCACAGGTGTGTGGTGGTTATAAGAGCCAAGAGTGTGAAAGAGTAGACGGGAAAATAAGGCTTGTGAAGGATTGCCAATTGCAAATTGAAGAGTCATTTTGCTATCAAGAAAGTGGCACAACTTTTGTTTGGAAATGTGAACTTAATGGTGATGTAGAAACAAATAACAGGCCACATGAATGCACGGATTGTAGTGAAACATTCACTCAAGAGGACAGCCTTAGGAGGCACAGATTTATCCATTCAAGCCTCAGACCGTATGAATcgaaagagtgtggtaaaacatttacaaaatctgGCAGTCTTAGGCGTCAGAGAGGGATCCATTCAGATGATAGACCGCATGaatgcaaagtgtgtggtaaaacattcaaacaaaAGGGTCATCTTCAGATGCACAGTTTGGTCCATTCAAGTGTCAGACCTTTTGAATGTGATGTGTGTGATAAAACTTTCGAAGATAACAATAATCTTGGGAAGCACATATTGACCCATTCAGGCCTGggaccatatgaatgcaaagagtgtggtaaaacattcacaagaAATGCCAATCTGAGAAATCATACACTGATCCATTCAGGTgtcagaccatatgaatgcaaaaaGTGTGGTAAAATGTTTGCACTGAAAGGCAATCTTAAGAAGCATAGATTGATCCATTCAGATGATAGACCGCATGaatgcaaagtgtgtggtaaaacattcacaaaaaaGGTCAGGCTGAGGACACACACATCGCTCCATTCAAGTGTCAGACCACACAAATGTGAAGATTGTGGTAAGACATTCACAGATAAATGCTCTCTTAATAATCACAGATTGATCCATTCAGGTgtcagaccatatgaatgcaaggaGTGTGGTAAAATGTTTGCACTGAAAGGCAATCTTAAGAAGCATAGATCAGTCCATTCAGATGAtagaccacatgaatgcaaagtgtgtggtaaaacattcaaacaaaAGGGTAATCTTAAGCTGCACAGTTTGGTCCATTCAAACGTCAGACCTTATGAATGTGAAGTGTGTGATAAAActttcaaagataaaaataatcTTAGGATGCACATATTGACCCATTCAGGActcagaccatatgaatgtaaagagtgtggtaaaacattcagaaGAAATGCCAATCTGAGAAATCACACACTGATCCATTCAGGTGTCAGCCCACATGaatgcaaagtgtgtggtaaaaCGTTTGCACTGAAAGGCAATCTTGAGCAGCATAGATTGATCCATTCAGGCCTCAGACcgcatgaatgtaaagagtgtg ATTGA